Genomic segment of Candidatus Binatia bacterium:
ACGGACGCTTGACGGTGGGGTGGGGCGGACGTCGCGCCGCGGCGCTGACCATCGTCGGCTTCGCCGTGCTGTTCGTGTCGTTCATCGGCGTCAACGTGCTGACGCCGGGACGCCACGCCGTGAGCTACGGATGAGCGAGGGAGTCGCACGCGTGCGCCCGCTGCGCCTCGGCGCGGGGGCGCGGGTCGAGCTCTGGGTGATCGGACTCAACCATCGCAGTGCGCCCGTCGAGCTGCGCGAGCGTCTCGCCTTCTCCGACGAGGACATCGTGCCCGCCCTGGGGCGCGTGCTCGAGTCGACGCCGGTCGACGAAGCGGTGCTGCTCTCGACCTGCAACCGCGTCGAGCTCGTGGTCGCGGCGCCGCCCGACGTCGACGTCGTCGAGCCGGTGACGCAGTTCCTCGCGCGCGAGCGCGGCGTTCCGGCCGCGACCATCGCCGCGCACGCCTACGCGCATCGCGGCAAGGGCGCGGTGCAGCACCTCTTCCGCGTCGCCTCGAGCCTCGACTCGATGATGGTCGGCGAGCCGCAGATCTTGGGCCAGCTCAAGGAGCAGTTCCGGCGCGCGGCCGAGTGCTCCGCGGCGTCGCGCGTGCTGCGTCGCTGCTTCGAGCGCTCGTTCTCGGTCGCGAAGCGCGTGCGCAGCGAGACCGGCGTCGCGGGCAAGGCGGTGTCGCTGAGCTCGGCCGCGGTCGAGCTCGCGCGACGCATCTTCGACGACCTCGGCGACAAGACGGCGATGCTGATCGGCGCCGGCAAGATGAGCGAGCTCGCCGCGCGGCACTTCGTCGCCAACGGCATCGCGAGCGTCATCGTCACCAACCGCTCGTTCGACCGCGCCGTCGAGCTGGCGCGCACCTTCGGCGGGACGCCGGTTCCCTTCGAGCGCTACTCGCAGTACCTGCCGCTCGCCGACGTCGTGCTGGGCTCGGTCGCGACCGCGGGCTACATCCTCGGACCGAGTCAGCTGCACGACGTGCTGCGCGCGCGGCGCCGCAAGCCGATGTTCTTCATCGACCTCGGCGTGCCGCGGAACTTCGATCCCGCGATCAACGACCTCGAGAACGTGTACCTCTACAACATCGACGACCTCGCCCACGTCGCGGACGACCATCGCGCGGAGCGCGAGCGCGAAGCGGTGCGCGGCGAGGAGATCGTCCGCGAGGAGGCGGAGCGCTTCTGGCGCTGGATGTCGAGCCGCGACGTGACGCCGACCATCGTCGCGCTGCGCGGCAAGCTCGACGGCATCCGACGCGCGGAGCTCGACCGCGCGATCGCGGCGCTGCGCAAGCTCGAGCCCGAAGAGCGGCGCGCGCTCGAGGCGATGACGCAGGCGATCGTCAACAAGATTCTCCACCAGCCCTTGTCCGTGTTGAAGCAGCTCGCCATGCAGGACGAGGCCGAGGCGGCGCAGGTCGCGGAGCTCGTGCACCGGCTGTTCGCGCTCGAGGCGGGTGACACGGGGCGCGAACGCGATGCCGACGGCGACGACGAAGACTCCTGAGCGGCTGCGGATCGGCACGCGCGGCTCGAAGCTCGCGCTCGCGCAGAGCGGACAGACGGCGCGGCTGCTCGAGCAGTCGGGGATCGCGACCGAGCTCGTCGTCGTCAAGACGTCGGGCGATCGTCTCGCCGACGTCTCGCTCGCCAAGGTCGGCGGCAAGGGGCTGTTCATCAAGGAGCTCGAGGAGGCGCTCGCCGAGGGCCGCGTCGACCTCGCGATCCACTCGATGAAGGACGTGCCGGCGGAGGTGCCGCCGGGCTTCGTGATCGCCGCGGTGTCGCGGCGGGCGGACGTGCGCGACGTGCTGGTGCGCCGCGCGGGCGGCAGTGCAGGATCGCCCGAAGCATCGGCGGCCACGACGGACGCGCCGTACGAAGCGCCGCCGACGCGAGCGGCGACGACGACACCGCCCGCGGGCGACGCGCTCGCAGCGCTCCCCGCGATCGCCGCGCTGCCGCCCGGCGCGCGCGTCGGCACCGGCAGCCTGCGCCGCCGCGCGCAGCTCGCGGCGCTGCGTCCCGATCTGAACGTCGTGCCGCTGCGCGGCAACGTCGACACCCGCCTGCGCAAGCTCGAGGGCGGCGAGCTCGACGCGGTCGTGCTCGCCGCGGCGGGCCTCGCGCGCCTCGGGCTCGACGTCGCGGCCGAGCACCTCGCCGAGGACGCCTTTCTCCCCGCGCCAGGGCAGGGCGCGCTCGCCATCGAGACCCGCGCCGACGACGCGCGCGTCCGCGAGCTGGTGCACGTGCTGCACGATCCCGCGAGCGCCGCGGCGTGCGACGCGGAGCGCGCGTTCTTGCGCGAGCTCGGCGCGAGCTGCCAGGTGCCGGTCGCCGCGTTCGCGCGCGTCGCGGACGACGGCGCGCTGACGCTCACGGGTCTCGTCGCGAGCCTCGACGGCACGACCGTGCTGCGCGACGTCGCGCGCGGCCGCGCGGAGCAGGCGTCCGACGTCGGACGCGCGCTCGCCGACGCGCTCGTCGCGCGCGGCGCGCGCGCGATCATCGCCGCCGCGGAGGAGGCTGCCGGTCGGCTCTAGCCTGCGCGCACGCATGGGCCCCCTGAGCCAGGAGACGAGCCGCCCGTTCGTCGGGCGCGAGCACGAGCTGCGGCTTCTCGCCGGCGCGCTCGCCGACGCCCAGGCGGGACGGGCGCGCTGCGTGCTCGTCACCGGCGAGGCGGGCATCGGCAAGACCAGCATCGTCGAGCGCCTGGTCGCCGAGGTGCTGCAGCACTGCGTCGCGTGGGGACGCTGCAACGAGACCGAGGGGGCGCCCGCGTACTGGCCGTGGATCCAGGTGCTGCGCGGGATGATCCGGCATCGCTCGGTCGAGGGCGTGCGCGAGCTCGCCGGAGCGGCAGCGCTCGAGCTCGCGCGTCTCGCGCCTGCTCTCGCCGGCGACCAGCAGCCGCCGGTCGACGACCGCGACGACCGCGAGGCCGCGCGCTTCCGCCTGTTCGACGCGGTCGCGACGCTGGTGCGCCGCTCGGGCGACGTCGAGCCGCTCGTCGTAGTGCTTGACGACCTGCACTGGGCGGACAGCGAGTCGCTGCTGCTGCTCGACTACGTCGCGGGTGAGCTGCGCGACGCACGCGTGCTGCTCCTCGGGACGTACCGCGAGGCCGAGCTCTCGGCGACGACCGCTGCGCCGAAGCTGCTCGCCGCCGTGGCGCGCGTCGCGGACCGCGTCGCGCTCGGCGGCCTCGCCGCCGACGAGGTGGCGGGCTTGCTCGTTCGCAGCGACGGGACGGCGCCGTCGCGGTCCCTGGTCACCGCCGTGCACCGCGCGACCGGCGGCAACCCGTTCTTCGTCGTCGAGATCGCCGAGCTGCTGCGCGCGCGCGGCGAGGAGGACGCGAGCGCGCCGGAGGGCGGCTTTCGCGTTCCCGACACGGTGCGCGAGGCGATCCGCCGTCGCCTCGATCCGCTGCCGGCGCCCACGCGTCGAGTGCTGCGGCAGGCCGCGATCCTCGGGCTCGAGACGACGCTCGAGCCCCTCGCGGCGCTGTCGGGAGCGTCGAGCGCGTCGGTGCTCGAGGACCTCGAGCCCGCGCTGCGCGCAGGCTTGGTCGTCGAGACGCAGCGCGCGGGCGAGTACCGGCTCGCGCACGCGCTCCTGCAGACGGCGCTGCTCGACGAGCTCGACGTCGTCGAGCGCGCCGAGCTGCACCTGCGCGCCGGCGAGGTGCTCGAGACGCTCTACGCCGAGGACCCGTCGCCGGTGCTCGGCCAGCTCGCGCACCACTTCCGGCAGGCGGCGGCGCTCGGCGGGGCCGAGAAGGCTGTCGAGCACGCGACGCGCGCCGGCGACCGCGCGATCGCGAGCCTCGGCTTCGAGGAGGCCGCGGGACACTACGAGCGCGCGCTGCAGTCGGAGCGCGCGACGTCGCGCGACCCGCAGCGGCGTCTCGAGCTGCTGCTCAAGTTCGGCGACGCGCAGCGCTGGGCGGGCGACGAGGACGGCGCGCACGCGACGCTCTACGAGGCGGCGCGCCTCGCCCGCGAGCGCGGCGACGCAGTTTCGCTCGGACGCGCCGCGGTGCACGTCGTCGCGGCGAGCGCCGAGACCGGCGCGGTCGACCAGCCGCTGGTCGAGCTGCTCGAGGCGGCGCTCGCGGGTCTCGGTCCCGAAGATTCGCCGCTGCGCGCGCTGGTTCTGGGCGCGCTCGCGCGCACGCTCTACTTCGCGCCCGACCCCGCGCGGCGCGACGCGCTGAGCCGCGAGGCGGTCGAGGTCGCGCGCCGGGTCGGCGACCGCGCGGTGCTCGCGACCGTGCTGAACGACCGGCACTTCGCGCTCTGGCGCGCCGGCACGGAGAAGGAGCGGTTGGCGCTGACCGACGAGATGACCGCGCTCGCCGCGCAGTCCGGCCACGTCGACACGATCGCCGAGACGCGCGCCTGGCGGATCCTCGACCTGATCGAGCTCGGGCGGATCGAGGAGGCGGATCGCCTCGTCGCCGAGCACGTCGCGGCGACGGCGTCGACGCGCATCCCGCGCGCCGTGTGGCACGCGACGCTCGTCCGTGCCGCGCGTGCTTTGCTCGACGGTCGCGTCGCCGAGGCGGAGCAGCTCGCGCAGCGCGCGCTCGAGACGCGCGTCGCACACCCGCGCAACAACGCGCTGCAGTTCTACGCGGTGCAGCTCTTCAACATCCGCCTCGCGCAGGGACGCCTGGCGGAGGTCGGATCCGAGGTCGAGCGCGTCGCCGAGCGTCCCGGCGTCCCGCCGATCTGGCGCGTCGTGCTCGCGATCATCGAGCTCGCGCGGGCGGGACGAGCAGGCGAGCGCGATCTGCGCCGCGCTCGCGAAGGACGACTTCGCGGCGCTGCCGCGCGACTCGACCTGGCTCCCCGCGGTGGCGACGCTCGGCGAGCTCGCCTGGGAGCTCGGGGAGCCGGAGATCGCGGCGCGCGCGCATGCAGCGATCTCACCCTACCGCGGACAGATGGTGGTGAGCGGCTTCGGCGCCGTCGTGCACGGCACCGTCGACCGCTACCTCGGCGCCGCCGAGCTCGCGATGGGTCGCCACGACGACGCCGTGCGCTCGCTCGAGGCGGCGCTCGCCTTCGCCGAGCGCGTCGGCGCGGAGGCCGAGGCGCTGCGCGCGCAGAGCCTGCTCGCGCACGCGCTGCGGGCGCGCGGCGCTGCGGGCGACGCGGCGCGCGCGGACGCCCTCGCGGCGTCGGCGGTGGCGCGCGCCGAGGAGCTCGGCGCGCCGGGGCTGGCCGGTGGCCTGAGCGGCCGGCGGCGCCCGGACGTCGCCACGGTGGCGCAGCCGGGAACGGCGCAGACCGCCAGCGCGTCGCCGGGCGCGCAGCCCGCCGTGCAGCGCGCGACGCTGCGTCGCGAGGGCGACTTCTGGACGCTGGTCTTCGGCTCCGAGGTGCTGCGCCTGCGCGACACCAAGGGCGTGGGCTACCTGCGCGTCCTGCTGCGCCACCCGGGACGCGAGCTCCACGCGCTCGACCTCGCGCGCGGAACCGAGGAGCGTACCGCCGCGGGCGACGCCGGCGAGGCGATCGACTCCGAGGCGGCGCGCGCCTACCGCCGCCGGCTCGACGAGCTGCGCCGCGAGGCGGAGGACGCGGGCGACCCGGACGCGTACCGCGACGAGATCGAGGCGCTCGAGCGCGAGCTCGCGCGCGCGACCGGCCTCGGCGGCCGCAGCCGGCGCACCGGCTCGGACGCGGAGCGCGCCCGGTTGAACGTCACCCGGGCGATCGCGTCCGTCGTGCGCAAGATCGCGAGCGCCTGCCCCGAGGCCGGACGGCACCTCGAGGCGTCGGTGCGGACGGGCACGTTCTGCAGCTACGAGCCCCGCGACCGCGCGATCCAGTGGGACGAGTGAACGGCGTTCAACGTCTTTGAACGCCCGCGGGGCATGTCGGACGCCGATTTGCGCTTTCGCCCCGCCCCCGACGGTACCGCGCTCGTCGACGCCACGACTGGGCTCGCCTGGGAGCTCGCGCCCGAGGCGACGCCGCTGCGGTGGCACGAGGCGCTGGCCTCGACGCAGGCCTCCGGCTGGCGCCTGCCGACGGTTTCCGAGCTCGTGGTGCTGCTGACGAGCCTGCCGTCCGACCATCCCTTCCCGGGGGAGCCGCGCCCGGGCGACCTGTTCTGGTCGGCCTCGGAGTCGCCGTTCGCGCCGGCGACGCGGGTGCGCGCGGTCGAGATCGGCGCCGACCTGCGGGCCGCCGTGCTGCTGCTCGACAAGGACGCGCTGGCCCGGCGCTGGCGGGTCCGCGACCGGTCCTGACGCCGCGACCGCTCCTGCGCGGGCATCCGGGATGCGTCCGCGCACGTTGACCGCCGATGGCGGCCCGCCTAGACGGTTGGGTCGTCGTGAACACCGCCGCACCCGACGTCCGCCAGCGCGAGCGCTTCGTCGGACGGGGTCGGGAGCTGCGCGCGCTGAAGGCGCACCTCGCCGCTGCCGATGCCGGCCGCGGCACCCTCGTCCTGATCAGCGGCGACGCCGGGATCGGCAAGACGCGGCTCGTCGAGGAGGCGCTGCACGGCGTCCCGCGCCGTCGCGTGCTGTGGGGACGCTGTCGGGCCGGGGCGGGCGCGCCCGCGTACTGGCCGTGGCGGCAGATCGTCGGCGGCTACCTCGAGAGCGCCGCGCCGGAGCGCGTCCGCGCCGACCTCGGCGACGGCGCGCCCGACCTCGCGCGGCTCGTCCCCGCCGTGCGGACGACGCTCGGGGTGTCGCCGCGCGACGCCATCCCGGACGACGAGCAGGCACGCTTCCGGTTGTTCGACGCGGTCTCGGAGCTGCTGCTGCGCGCGTCGGTGGACGAGATGCTCGCAATTGTGCTTGACGACCTGCACGCGGCCGACCTCGAGTCGCTGCTGCTACTGCGCCACCTGGGCGCGGCGCTGCGCGGCAGCCGTCTGCTGCTCGTCGCGGCCTACCGCGACGTCGAGCTGCGGCAGGCGGCGCAGGCGGCGCGCGTCGTCGCGGATCTGGCGCGGGTCGGGCATCGGGTCGCGCTCGACGGCCTCGACGCCGACACGGTCGCCGCGTTCGCGCGCAACGTCCTCGCCGACCTGCCGGACGCGCTGGTCACGCAGCTTCACGACGTCACGGGCGGCAATCCGTTCTTCGTCAAGCAAGTGATGGCGCTCCTGCACCGCGACGGCTGGGACGCGTCCGGCCGTCTGCCGATCCCGTTCGAGGTGCGGGCCGCCGTGCGACGTCGCTTCGATCCGCTGACGCCCGCCGTGCGCTGGCTGCTCGCGCAAGCCGCGGTGCTCGGCCGCGAGTTCGAGCTCGGCGTGCTGGCGGCGCTGGTCGAG
This window contains:
- the hemA gene encoding glutamyl-tRNA reductase, with the translated sequence MSEGVARVRPLRLGAGARVELWVIGLNHRSAPVELRERLAFSDEDIVPALGRVLESTPVDEAVLLSTCNRVELVVAAPPDVDVVEPVTQFLARERGVPAATIAAHAYAHRGKGAVQHLFRVASSLDSMMVGEPQILGQLKEQFRRAAECSAASRVLRRCFERSFSVAKRVRSETGVAGKAVSLSSAAVELARRIFDDLGDKTAMLIGAGKMSELAARHFVANGIASVIVTNRSFDRAVELARTFGGTPVPFERYSQYLPLADVVLGSVATAGYILGPSQLHDVLRARRRKPMFFIDLGVPRNFDPAINDLENVYLYNIDDLAHVADDHRAEREREAVRGEEIVREEAERFWRWMSSRDVTPTIVALRGKLDGIRRAELDRAIAALRKLEPEERRALEAMTQAIVNKILHQPLSVLKQLAMQDEAEAAQVAELVHRLFALEAGDTGRERDADGDDEDS
- the hemC gene encoding hydroxymethylbilane synthase, giving the protein MPTATTKTPERLRIGTRGSKLALAQSGQTARLLEQSGIATELVVVKTSGDRLADVSLAKVGGKGLFIKELEEALAEGRVDLAIHSMKDVPAEVPPGFVIAAVSRRADVRDVLVRRAGGSAGSPEASAATTDAPYEAPPTRAATTTPPAGDALAALPAIAALPPGARVGTGSLRRRAQLAALRPDLNVVPLRGNVDTRLRKLEGGELDAVVLAAAGLARLGLDVAAEHLAEDAFLPAPGQGALAIETRADDARVRELVHVLHDPASAAACDAERAFLRELGASCQVPVAAFARVADDGALTLTGLVASLDGTTVLRDVARGRAEQASDVGRALADALVARGARAIIAAAEEAAGRL